GGTGCCTTACAGCCTCCATTCCAACGGCCCATTATCGGGAAAGAGGCCATCTTAAAGTTTTTCAGAGAGGAATGCCAAAATCTGAAGCTCATCCCAGAGCGGGGAGTCTCTGAGCCTGCCGACGAAGGCTATACCCAAATCAAGGTTACTGGAAAAGTTCAAACGCCCTGGTTTGGTGCAAATGTAGGAATGAATGTTGCTTGGCGTTTCCTCATTGATCCTCAAGGAAAGATCTACTTTGTAGCGATTGACTTACTGGCATCTCCTAAAGAGTTACTGAACCTCGCTCGCTAGGAGCATAGTGCTGGAGCAATAAGCGATATGACCCGTGAGGGGGAGAACCACTCAAGATTCTTCCCCTTTTGTGCCAAAAACGAACGTATGATGATTTCCATCGTCAAACTTCGACTCCTTCAAGTCTTGATGTTCATGACGATGTAATACTTCTACTGTTTCCTAGACCAAAAGCGTCGGGGACAATTTTTTTGTGGCGTTTGATTCAAGTTGATGTCTAGCAGTAAGGTTCGATCGCCACAAAAATGGCTTTGCACAATTTAGATTGTAATGTAATCCTAGATGAAGGTAATGACTGATACATAGAATAGATTTTTGATTAGGTAATGTACGACAGCGAAAATAATCAGTGGTCTTCGATCGAGAAGGAAATTGCTCAGGAATTGTTTAAGCGAGCCTATGATCGTGAAATTAGTGCGCTCATCCAAGATGTTCGTGAAAAAGCGAGTGCAATCACTGAACTTGACGATTTGTGGAGTTTACATGATTTCTTGAGCGCGAGAAGACACGAAATCGATGGCAAGTATGATTACGATTATTCATCGCTGCTGTTTATTTTTGCGGAGTTAGTTCGAGATGGCTGGTTGCGCCTTGACGAACTTGAAAACCTCAATAGAGAAAAATTTGCTAAGGTGGCTGCGCTGACAAAAATCTAGGTAAGCTTCCTGACTGGGAGTGATCAGATTTTTGTGTAAGTCCCGGTTCTGGGAAGGAGAAATCAGGGTTTCAGCCCTGTCAGGCACGATTTCCAAAACATTCCTCCTGACTCACGAATTGGTGCTCAGATCCGTTAACATTCAGACTGAGAATAATCACCACAACGGCCTCGCTCATGTTCTACGGGTGGACGAAAGGTTTAATTTCATCACAGAGCCAGTCTGAACATCGGAAACTGGCAGATTCCCCTGTTCATTCAACAGCACCGCATCTTGGATTGGTGATTGCCAGCCTGATTATTGCTGTGTGGGGAATGAGCCTAAAGGAGTTATTGGTCATCGATCTCTCCCTGATTCGGCTTCCGATTCTGGTTCTCTTCATTGGCTGGCAAACGTTCCTGTACACGGGCTTGTTTGTCACTGCTCACGATGCGATGCACGGAGCCATCAGTCCGGGTCATTCTAAAATTGATACTTATTTTGGAACGTTAGCGTTACTGCTCTATGGCCTCTTGCCCTATCAGAAGCTTTGTAGAATTCATAGCCTGCATCACTGCTATCCGGCTAGTCTCCTCGATCCTGACTTCCATGGCGACAAGCATCGCCACGTAGTCCTCTGGTATCTGGGCTTTATCTACAGCCATGGGAGCGCATGGAGTAGTTGTGGGTTGGCTGTGCTTTATCTGATTGCCCACGGGGTGTTTCAGATTGAACATATGAATTTAATTCTGTTTTGGATCAGTCCCTCTCTGTTGAGTTCCTTCCAATTGTTTTACTTTGGGACATTCCAACCCCACCGAGAGCCCCCGGAAGGCTACACGAATACGTTTCGAACGAAAACCATTGCCCGCCCTTTTCTATGGTCCCTTCTAAGCTGCTATCACTTCGGGTATCACTACGAACATCATCGATACCCCGATGCTCCTTGGTGGTTGCTGCCATCTCTAAGACCTCGCTGTAGTCAGTAGGATTCGGCTAGCCTATACTGAATCCACGGAACAGGCCTTTGGTGTCAGTTTTTTGATGAATTCTTGTTTGGCTATGGCATTTTCTTCCAAAATCCTATCGATTTACACTGACGGAGCTTGTTCAGGTAATCCTGGCCCCGGTGGGTGGGCAATGGTCGCCTATTTCAGTGATGACCAGGTGCATGAACTGGGGGGAGCAACGCCCCAAACCACCAACAACCGTATGGAACTCCAAGGGGCGATCGCCGCATTAGAGTTTTTATTAGAAACGCAACAATCCGATCCCGTGACCCTTTTCACCGACAGCGAATACGTCAAAAAAGGCATCACCTCTTGGGTGGCGGAATGGAAGCGGAAAAACTGGAAAACCGCGTCGGGAAAAGCCGTTCAGAATCAAGACCTCTGGGAACAGTTAGACCAGCTTCATACCCAGGTGAATCAGCAGCTTTCTTCACCCCTGCAATGGCAATACGTGCGCGGACATTCGGGCGATCGCGGCAACGATCGATGCGATGAAATTGCGCGGGCATTTTCCCTGGGTTCCTCCCCTACCCTTCGGCAGCGGAATGCGGTAACGAATGCCAGCAAAATCCAATCAACACTTAACGAAACATTACAACTTGCAATAAAAGCCACCCAGGGCACGGAGCGAACTGTTGCACAGACGATACAATCCTCCTACAGTCTCTCTTCGCAACCCGA
Above is a window of Synechococcales cyanobacterium T60_A2020_003 DNA encoding:
- the rnhA gene encoding ribonuclease HI, whose protein sequence is MAFSSKILSIYTDGACSGNPGPGGWAMVAYFSDDQVHELGGATPQTTNNRMELQGAIAALEFLLETQQSDPVTLFTDSEYVKKGITSWVAEWKRKNWKTASGKAVQNQDLWEQLDQLHTQVNQQLSSPLQWQYVRGHSGDRGNDRCDEIARAFSLGSSPTLRQRNAVTNASKIQSTLNETLQLAIKATQGTERTVAQTIQSSYSLSSQPEPAMTDNTHSLQGELSEELPREVRVAQLQNTVETLHIADEIARQGYLITSSELADLMDVNASAVTSRGDNWVWRNWVVSRVRREGNQILWQLERVD
- a CDS encoding fatty acid desaturase encodes the protein MFYGWTKGLISSQSQSEHRKLADSPVHSTAPHLGLVIASLIIAVWGMSLKELLVIDLSLIRLPILVLFIGWQTFLYTGLFVTAHDAMHGAISPGHSKIDTYFGTLALLLYGLLPYQKLCRIHSLHHCYPASLLDPDFHGDKHRHVVLWYLGFIYSHGSAWSSCGLAVLYLIAHGVFQIEHMNLILFWISPSLLSSFQLFYFGTFQPHREPPEGYTNTFRTKTIARPFLWSLLSCYHFGYHYEHHRYPDAPWWLLPSLRPRCSQ